A window from Nycticebus coucang isolate mNycCou1 chromosome X, mNycCou1.pri, whole genome shotgun sequence encodes these proteins:
- the ATP2B3 gene encoding plasma membrane calcium-transporting ATPase 3 isoform X6: protein MGDMANSSIEFHPKPQQQREAPHVGGFGCTLAELRGLMELRGAEALQKIQEAYGDVSGLCRRLKTSPTEGLADNTNDLEKRRQIYGQNFIPPKQPKTFLQLVWEALQDVTLIILEVAAIVSLGLSFYAPPGEESEACGNVSGGAEDEGEAEAGWIEGAAILLSVICVVLVTAFNDWSKEKQFRGLQSRIEQEQKFTVIRNGQLLQVPVAALVVGDIAQVKYGDLLPADGVLIQGNDLKLDESSLTGESDHVRKSADKDPMLLSGTHVMEGSGRMVVTAVGVNSQTGIIFTLLGAGGEEEEKKDKKGKQQDGAMDSSQTKAKKQDGAVAMEMQPLKSAEGGEMEEREKKKASVPKKEKSVLQGKLTKLAVQIGKAGLVMSAITVIILVLYFVIETFVVDGRAWLAECTPVYVQYFVKFFIIGVTVLVVAVPEGLPLAVTISLAYSVKRVSNPTLHCHLHPLQKMMKDNNLVRHLDACETMGNATAICSDKTGTLTTNRMTVVQSYLGDTHYKEVPAPSALTPKILDLLVHAISVNSAYTTKILPPEKEGALPRQVGNKTECALLGFILDLKRDFQPVREQIPEDKLCKVYTFNSVRKSMSTAIRMPDGSFRLFSKGASEILLKKCTNILNSNGELRGFRSRDRDDIVKKIIEPMACDGLRTICIAYRDFSAGQEPDWDNENEVVGDLTCIAVVGIEDPVRPEVPEAIRKCQRAGITVRMVTGDNINTARAIAAKCGIIHPGEDFLCLEGKEFNRRIRNEKGEIEQERLDKVWPKLRVLARSSPTDKHTLVKGIIDSTTGEQRQVVAVTGDGTNDGPALKKADVGFAMGIAGTDVAKEASDIILTDDNFTSIVKAVMWGRNVYDSISKFLQFQLTVNVVAVIVAFTGACITQDSPLKAVQMLWVNLIMDTFASLALATEPPTESLLLRKPYGRDKPLISRTMMKNILGHAVYQLAIIFTLLFVGELFFDIDSGRDAPLHSPPSEHYTIIFNTFVMMQLFNEINARKIHGERNVFDGIFSNPIFCTIVLGTFGIQIVIVQFGGKPFSCSPLSTEQWLWCLFVGVGELVWGQVIATIPTSQLKCLKEAGHGPGKDEMTDEELAEGEEEIDHAERELRRGQILWFRGLNRIQTQMEVVSTFKRSGSFQGAVRRRSSVLSQLHDVTNLSTPTHAILSAANPASAAGSES, encoded by the exons ATGGGCGACATGGCCAACAGTTCCATTGAGTTCCATCCCAAGCCCCAGCAACAGCGGGAGGCGCCCCATGTGGGTGGCTTTGGGTGCACATTGGCCGAGCTGCGTGGCCTCATGGAGTTGCGAGGGGCCGAGGCTCTGCAGAAGATCCAGGAGGCCTACGGGGATGTCAGTGGGCTCTGCAGGAGGCTAAAGACATCGCCCACGGAGG GCCTGGCAGACAACACCAATGACTTGGAGAAGCGCAGGCAGATCTACGGGCAGAACTTTATCCCTCCCAAGCAGCCCAAGACCTTCCTTCAGTTGGTGTGGGAGGCCCTGCAGGACGTGACCCTCATCATCCTGGAGGTGGCTGCCATCGTCTCCCTGGGCCTCTCATTCTATGCCCCACCTGGGGAGGAGAGTGAAG CCTGCGGGAATGTGTCAGGTGGGGCAGAAGAtgagggggaggctgaggctggctggATCGAAGGCGCTGCCATCCTGCTGTCCGTTATCTGCGTGGTGCTCGTCACAGCCTTCAATGACTGGAGCAAGGAGAAGCAGTTCCGAGGCCTACAGAGCCGGATTGAACAGGAGCAGAAGTTCACGGTCATCCGGAATGGGCAGCTCCTCCAGGTTCCTGTGGCTGCGCTGGTGGTGGGGGACATCGCCCAGGTCAAGTACG GAGACCTACTTCCCGCTGATGGTGTCCTCATCCAAGGCAACGACCTCAAGCTCGACGAGAGCTCCTTGACGGGGGAGTCAGACCATGTGCGCAAGTCAGCTGATAAAGACCCCATGCTGCTCTCAG GCACTCACGTTATGGAGGGTTCTGGAAGGATGGTGGTGACGGCCGTTGGTGTGAACTCCCAGACAGGCATCATCTTTACCTTGCTTGGAGCTggtggagaagaggaggagaagaaggataAGAAAG GCAAGCAGCAAGATGGGGCGATGGACAGTAGCCAGACCAAAG CTAAGAAGCAGGACGGGGCAGTTGCCATGGAAATGCAGCCCCTGAAGAGTGCAGAGGGTGGAGAGATGGAGGAACGAGAGAAGAAGAAAGCCAGTGTGCCCAAGAAGGAGAAGTCAGTCCTTCAAGGGAAGCTTACAAAACTGGCTGTGCAGATCGGGAAAGCAG GGCTAGTGATGTCCgccatcactgtcatcatcctGGTCCTCTACTTTGTGATTGAGACCTTCGTGGTGGACGGCCGGGCATGGCTGGCAGAGTGCACACCCGTCTACGTGCAGTACTTCGTAAAGTTCTTCATCATCGGTGTCACTGTGCTGGTTGTGGCTGTCCCAGAAGGCCTGCCTCTGGCTGTCACCATTTCCTTAGCTTACTCTGTTAAG AGAGTGAGCAACCCAACACTCCACTGCCATCTGCACCCTTTGCAGAAAATGATGAAGGACAACAACTTGGTTCGCCACCTGGATGCCTGTGAGACCATGGGCAATGCCACAGCCATCTGCTCTGACAAGACGGGCACGCTCACTACCAACCGTATGACCGTGGTACAATCCTACCTAGGGGACACCCACTACAAAGAGGTCCCGGCCCCCAGCGCCCTGACCCCCAAGATCCTCGACCTCCTGGTCCATGCCATCTCTGTCAACAGTGCCTACACCACCAAGATACTA CCTCCGGAGAAGGAAGGCGCTCTCCCACGCCAAGTGGGCAATAAGACAGAGTGTGCTCTGTTGGGCTTCATCTTGGACCTGAAACGGGACTTCCAGCCTGTGCGGGAGCAGATTCCAGAAGACAAGCTCTGCAAAGTGTACACCTTCAACTCAGTCCGCAAGTCCATGAGCACGGCCATCCGCATGCCAGATGGCAGCTTCCGCCTCTTTAGCAAGGGGGCCTCAGAGATCCTACTGAAAAA GTGCACCAACATTTTAAATAGCAACGGGGAACTGCGAGGCTTCCGTTCTCGGGACCGAGACGACATAGTGAAGAAGATCATCGAGCCGATGGCCTGTGATGGCCTCCGCACCATCTGCATCGCCTATCGGGACTTCTCTGCAGGCCAGGAGCCTGACTGGGACAACGAAAACGAGGTTGTGGGTGACCTCACTTGCATAGCTGTCGTGGGCATCGAGGACCCTGTGCGGCCTGAG GTCCCGGAAGCTATCCGCAAATGCCAGCGTGCCGGCATCACAGTCCGCATGGTGACTGGGGACAACATCAACACGGCAAGGGCCATTGCAGCCAAGTGCGGCATCATCCACCCCGGGGAGGACTTCCTGTGCTTGGAGGGGAAGGAGTTCAACCGGCGCATCCGCAATGAGAAAGGCGAG ATAGAGCAGGAGCGGCTGGACAAGGTGTGGCCCAAGCTGAGGGTGCTCGCCCGCTCGTCGCCTACTGACAAGCACACTCTGGTCAAAG GAATTATAGACAGCACTACTGGTGAGCAGCGGCAAGTGGTGGCCGTGACTGGAGATGGCACCAATGATGGGCCTGCCCTCAAGAAGGCCGACGTGGGCTTTGCCATG GGCATCGCAGGAACTGATGTGGCCAAGGAGGCCTCTGACATTATCCTGACAGATGACAACTTCACCAGCATTGTCAAGGCGGTGATGTGGGGTCGAAATGTCTACGACAGCATCTCTAAGTTCCTGCAGTTCCAGCTGACAGTCAACGTGGTGGCTGTGATCGTGGCCTTCACAGGCGCCTGCATTACTCAG GACTCTCCTCTCAAAGCTGTGCAGATGTTGTGGGTGAACTTGATCATGGACACATTTGCCTCTCTGGCCCTGGCGACAGAGCCACCCACTGAGTCGCTGCTGCTGCGGAAGCCCTATGGCCGGGACAAGCCCCTCATCTCGCGCACTATGATGAAGAACATCCTAGGCCACGCCGTCTACCAGCTTGCCATCATCTTTACCCTGCTCTTTGTTG GGGAGCTCTTCTTCGACATCGACAGTGGGAGGGATGCGCCCCTGCACTCACCGCCCTCGGAGCACTACACCATCATCTTCAACACCTTCGTCATGATGCAGCTCTTCAACGAGATCAACGCCCGCAAGATCCACGGCGAGAGGAACGTGTTTGATGGCATCTTCAGCAACCCCATCTTCTGCACCATTGTCCTGGGCACCTTCGGGATTCAG ATTGTCATCGTCCAGTTCGGCGGGAAACCCTTCAGCTGCTCCCCCCTGTCCACAGAACAGTGGCTCTGGTGCCTGTTTGTTGGTGTTGGGGAGCTGGTCTGGGGACAG
- the ATP2B3 gene encoding plasma membrane calcium-transporting ATPase 3 isoform X9: MGDMANSSIEFHPKPQQQREAPHVGGFGCTLAELRGLMELRGAEALQKIQEAYGDVSGLCRRLKTSPTEGLADNTNDLEKRRQIYGQNFIPPKQPKTFLQLVWEALQDVTLIILEVAAIVSLGLSFYAPPGEESEACGNVSGGAEDEGEAEAGWIEGAAILLSVICVVLVTAFNDWSKEKQFRGLQSRIEQEQKFTVIRNGQLLQVPVAALVVGDIAQVKYGDLLPADGVLIQGNDLKLDESSLTGESDHVRKSADKDPMLLSGTHVMEGSGRMVVTAVGVNSQTGIIFTLLGAGGEEEEKKDKKAKKQDGAVAMEMQPLKSAEGGEMEEREKKKASVPKKEKSVLQGKLTKLAVQIGKAGLVMSAITVIILVLYFVIETFVVDGRAWLAECTPVYVQYFVKFFIIGVTVLVVAVPEGLPLAVTISLAYSVKKMMKDNNLVRHLDACETMGNATAICSDKTGTLTTNRMTVVQSYLGDTHYKEVPAPSALTPKILDLLVHAISVNSAYTTKILPPEKEGALPRQVGNKTECALLGFILDLKRDFQPVREQIPEDKLCKVYTFNSVRKSMSTAIRMPDGSFRLFSKGASEILLKKCTNILNSNGELRGFRSRDRDDIVKKIIEPMACDGLRTICIAYRDFSAGQEPDWDNENEVVGDLTCIAVVGIEDPVRPEVPEAIRKCQRAGITVRMVTGDNINTARAIAAKCGIIHPGEDFLCLEGKEFNRRIRNEKGEIEQERLDKVWPKLRVLARSSPTDKHTLVKGIIDSTTGEQRQVVAVTGDGTNDGPALKKADVGFAMGIAGTDVAKEASDIILTDDNFTSIVKAVMWGRNVYDSISKFLQFQLTVNVVAVIVAFTGACITQDSPLKAVQMLWVNLIMDTFASLALATEPPTESLLLRKPYGRDKPLISRTMMKNILGHAVYQLAIIFTLLFVGELFFDIDSGRDAPLHSPPSEHYTIIFNTFVMMQLFNEINARKIHGERNVFDGIFSNPIFCTIVLGTFGIQIVIVQFGGKPFSCSPLSTEQWLWCLFVGVGELVWGQVIATIPTSQLKCLKEAGHGPGKDEMTDEELAEGEEEIDHAERELRRGQILWFRGLNRIQTQMEVVSTFKRSGSFQGAVRRRSSVLSQLHDVTNLSTPTHAILSAANPASAAGSES; this comes from the exons ATGGGCGACATGGCCAACAGTTCCATTGAGTTCCATCCCAAGCCCCAGCAACAGCGGGAGGCGCCCCATGTGGGTGGCTTTGGGTGCACATTGGCCGAGCTGCGTGGCCTCATGGAGTTGCGAGGGGCCGAGGCTCTGCAGAAGATCCAGGAGGCCTACGGGGATGTCAGTGGGCTCTGCAGGAGGCTAAAGACATCGCCCACGGAGG GCCTGGCAGACAACACCAATGACTTGGAGAAGCGCAGGCAGATCTACGGGCAGAACTTTATCCCTCCCAAGCAGCCCAAGACCTTCCTTCAGTTGGTGTGGGAGGCCCTGCAGGACGTGACCCTCATCATCCTGGAGGTGGCTGCCATCGTCTCCCTGGGCCTCTCATTCTATGCCCCACCTGGGGAGGAGAGTGAAG CCTGCGGGAATGTGTCAGGTGGGGCAGAAGAtgagggggaggctgaggctggctggATCGAAGGCGCTGCCATCCTGCTGTCCGTTATCTGCGTGGTGCTCGTCACAGCCTTCAATGACTGGAGCAAGGAGAAGCAGTTCCGAGGCCTACAGAGCCGGATTGAACAGGAGCAGAAGTTCACGGTCATCCGGAATGGGCAGCTCCTCCAGGTTCCTGTGGCTGCGCTGGTGGTGGGGGACATCGCCCAGGTCAAGTACG GAGACCTACTTCCCGCTGATGGTGTCCTCATCCAAGGCAACGACCTCAAGCTCGACGAGAGCTCCTTGACGGGGGAGTCAGACCATGTGCGCAAGTCAGCTGATAAAGACCCCATGCTGCTCTCAG GCACTCACGTTATGGAGGGTTCTGGAAGGATGGTGGTGACGGCCGTTGGTGTGAACTCCCAGACAGGCATCATCTTTACCTTGCTTGGAGCTggtggagaagaggaggagaagaaggataAGAAAG CTAAGAAGCAGGACGGGGCAGTTGCCATGGAAATGCAGCCCCTGAAGAGTGCAGAGGGTGGAGAGATGGAGGAACGAGAGAAGAAGAAAGCCAGTGTGCCCAAGAAGGAGAAGTCAGTCCTTCAAGGGAAGCTTACAAAACTGGCTGTGCAGATCGGGAAAGCAG GGCTAGTGATGTCCgccatcactgtcatcatcctGGTCCTCTACTTTGTGATTGAGACCTTCGTGGTGGACGGCCGGGCATGGCTGGCAGAGTGCACACCCGTCTACGTGCAGTACTTCGTAAAGTTCTTCATCATCGGTGTCACTGTGCTGGTTGTGGCTGTCCCAGAAGGCCTGCCTCTGGCTGTCACCATTTCCTTAGCTTACTCTGTTAAG AAAATGATGAAGGACAACAACTTGGTTCGCCACCTGGATGCCTGTGAGACCATGGGCAATGCCACAGCCATCTGCTCTGACAAGACGGGCACGCTCACTACCAACCGTATGACCGTGGTACAATCCTACCTAGGGGACACCCACTACAAAGAGGTCCCGGCCCCCAGCGCCCTGACCCCCAAGATCCTCGACCTCCTGGTCCATGCCATCTCTGTCAACAGTGCCTACACCACCAAGATACTA CCTCCGGAGAAGGAAGGCGCTCTCCCACGCCAAGTGGGCAATAAGACAGAGTGTGCTCTGTTGGGCTTCATCTTGGACCTGAAACGGGACTTCCAGCCTGTGCGGGAGCAGATTCCAGAAGACAAGCTCTGCAAAGTGTACACCTTCAACTCAGTCCGCAAGTCCATGAGCACGGCCATCCGCATGCCAGATGGCAGCTTCCGCCTCTTTAGCAAGGGGGCCTCAGAGATCCTACTGAAAAA GTGCACCAACATTTTAAATAGCAACGGGGAACTGCGAGGCTTCCGTTCTCGGGACCGAGACGACATAGTGAAGAAGATCATCGAGCCGATGGCCTGTGATGGCCTCCGCACCATCTGCATCGCCTATCGGGACTTCTCTGCAGGCCAGGAGCCTGACTGGGACAACGAAAACGAGGTTGTGGGTGACCTCACTTGCATAGCTGTCGTGGGCATCGAGGACCCTGTGCGGCCTGAG GTCCCGGAAGCTATCCGCAAATGCCAGCGTGCCGGCATCACAGTCCGCATGGTGACTGGGGACAACATCAACACGGCAAGGGCCATTGCAGCCAAGTGCGGCATCATCCACCCCGGGGAGGACTTCCTGTGCTTGGAGGGGAAGGAGTTCAACCGGCGCATCCGCAATGAGAAAGGCGAG ATAGAGCAGGAGCGGCTGGACAAGGTGTGGCCCAAGCTGAGGGTGCTCGCCCGCTCGTCGCCTACTGACAAGCACACTCTGGTCAAAG GAATTATAGACAGCACTACTGGTGAGCAGCGGCAAGTGGTGGCCGTGACTGGAGATGGCACCAATGATGGGCCTGCCCTCAAGAAGGCCGACGTGGGCTTTGCCATG GGCATCGCAGGAACTGATGTGGCCAAGGAGGCCTCTGACATTATCCTGACAGATGACAACTTCACCAGCATTGTCAAGGCGGTGATGTGGGGTCGAAATGTCTACGACAGCATCTCTAAGTTCCTGCAGTTCCAGCTGACAGTCAACGTGGTGGCTGTGATCGTGGCCTTCACAGGCGCCTGCATTACTCAG GACTCTCCTCTCAAAGCTGTGCAGATGTTGTGGGTGAACTTGATCATGGACACATTTGCCTCTCTGGCCCTGGCGACAGAGCCACCCACTGAGTCGCTGCTGCTGCGGAAGCCCTATGGCCGGGACAAGCCCCTCATCTCGCGCACTATGATGAAGAACATCCTAGGCCACGCCGTCTACCAGCTTGCCATCATCTTTACCCTGCTCTTTGTTG GGGAGCTCTTCTTCGACATCGACAGTGGGAGGGATGCGCCCCTGCACTCACCGCCCTCGGAGCACTACACCATCATCTTCAACACCTTCGTCATGATGCAGCTCTTCAACGAGATCAACGCCCGCAAGATCCACGGCGAGAGGAACGTGTTTGATGGCATCTTCAGCAACCCCATCTTCTGCACCATTGTCCTGGGCACCTTCGGGATTCAG ATTGTCATCGTCCAGTTCGGCGGGAAACCCTTCAGCTGCTCCCCCCTGTCCACAGAACAGTGGCTCTGGTGCCTGTTTGTTGGTGTTGGGGAGCTGGTCTGGGGACAG